The following are encoded together in the Streptomyces sp. NBC_00358 genome:
- a CDS encoding oxidoreductase, with product MTTGRWALGGDLSVARIGYGTMKLTGWPRGDRPDRDTALGILRRAVELGVNHIDTSYYYERDGVSANELIREALYPYPDDLVIVTKVGALVEGSDIALPAAGKTGLTADNLRRGVEANLSSLGLDRMDVVNLRLGDLAETGTPSLAEPLEALMALRDEGLIRHLGISNVTADEFAEARRIAPIACVQNLYNLSQRDDDPLVDACTEAGIAYVPFFPVGGFQPVTAEHLESVAARHRATTPQVALAWLLARSPDILLIPGTGSLAHLEENIAAGALELTAEDLAELG from the coding sequence GTGACGACTGGACGATGGGCACTCGGCGGCGACTTGAGCGTCGCTCGAATCGGATACGGCACGATGAAGCTGACCGGCTGGCCGCGGGGCGACCGGCCGGACCGGGACACCGCACTGGGGATTCTGCGCCGCGCCGTGGAACTCGGGGTGAACCACATCGACACCTCGTACTACTACGAGCGTGACGGGGTGTCGGCGAACGAGCTGATCCGGGAGGCCCTGTACCCCTACCCGGACGATCTGGTGATCGTCACCAAGGTGGGCGCGCTGGTCGAGGGCTCCGACATCGCCCTGCCCGCGGCCGGGAAGACGGGCCTCACGGCCGACAATCTGCGCCGGGGTGTCGAGGCGAACCTCAGCTCGCTCGGCCTGGACCGGATGGACGTGGTGAACCTCCGGCTGGGTGATCTCGCCGAGACCGGGACACCGTCCCTGGCCGAACCCCTGGAAGCCCTGATGGCGCTGCGCGACGAGGGCCTGATCCGGCATCTGGGGATCTCCAACGTCACGGCCGACGAGTTCGCCGAGGCCCGCAGGATCGCGCCGATCGCGTGCGTCCAGAACCTCTACAACCTGTCCCAGCGCGATGACGATCCCCTCGTCGACGCCTGCACGGAAGCCGGCATCGCCTACGTCCCGTTCTTCCCGGTCGGCGGTTTCCAGCCGGTCACCGCCGAGCATCTGGAGTCGGTCGCCGCCCGCCACCGGGCGACGACACCCCAGGTCGCCCTGGCGTGGCTGCTGGCCCGGTCACCCGACATCCTCCTCATCCCCGGCACGGGTTCCCTGGCCCACTTGGAGGAGAACATCGCCGCCGGTGCGCTCGAACTGACCGCCGAGGACCTCGCCGAACTGGGGTAG
- a CDS encoding protein kinase domain-containing protein gives MSTWAVPGYAESRELGSGASGRVALAVHEGTGHPVAVKYLNESLRTRPGFVQEFRAEARLLGGLRSDHVAGLYEYVEGPEGAAIVMELVDGVSLRTLLGRQAPLEPEAALVLLKGSLLGLADAHRIGVVHRDYKPENVLVRPDGTSKLVDFGIATADGTTAGIAGTPSYMAPEQWTGAPASPAADVYAATATFFECLTGRKPYTGENLAELALQHVDGAIPADEVPEPVRSLVQRGLAKSPEQRPAQAEDFVAELEATAGGAYGPDWEERGRGRLAALAALSLLLLPSAPSVPRRATDTARTILGGTPDWLRAWRPSLRALLVSGAALVAALLLTYGIDRHAPDFGTPRKAAQALATTSAQPTLLGDPATTAGPGSPTPSSASSTSAAPTVSGSASDATTQPTSSDSATTAASGTVAPPTTPAPTSAAPTTASASPSPTVNVKSVAFDGFRQTGNTTATATVTVTTDGTGPVTLTVAWFTGEVSGQAGAQDGAADTYQRSGSTQYTIALAHTFQGMGCYWGVQARTQPASADGGAWQQLLTRRCLIS, from the coding sequence ATGAGCACATGGGCGGTACCGGGCTACGCCGAGTCCCGCGAACTCGGTTCGGGGGCGAGCGGACGCGTCGCGCTGGCCGTTCACGAGGGGACCGGCCATCCGGTCGCGGTCAAGTACCTGAACGAGTCGCTGCGCACCCGTCCGGGTTTCGTGCAGGAGTTCCGGGCGGAGGCCCGGCTGCTCGGCGGACTGCGAAGCGACCACGTGGCAGGCCTCTACGAGTATGTGGAGGGGCCGGAGGGCGCGGCCATCGTGATGGAGCTGGTGGACGGTGTGTCCCTGCGGACACTGCTCGGCCGGCAGGCTCCCCTCGAACCGGAAGCCGCGCTCGTCCTCCTCAAGGGCTCGCTGCTCGGCCTCGCCGACGCCCACCGCATCGGCGTGGTCCACCGTGACTACAAGCCGGAGAACGTCCTCGTCCGCCCCGACGGCACGTCCAAGCTCGTGGACTTCGGGATCGCCACCGCCGACGGCACCACGGCGGGCATCGCGGGCACCCCGTCGTACATGGCCCCGGAGCAGTGGACCGGCGCCCCCGCCTCACCGGCCGCGGACGTGTACGCCGCGACCGCCACCTTCTTCGAGTGCCTGACCGGCCGCAAGCCCTACACGGGCGAGAACCTGGCCGAACTCGCCCTCCAGCACGTGGACGGCGCGATTCCCGCCGACGAGGTCCCCGAGCCGGTGCGCTCCCTGGTCCAGCGCGGCCTGGCCAAATCACCTGAACAACGGCCCGCCCAAGCCGAGGACTTCGTGGCGGAGCTGGAGGCCACGGCCGGCGGCGCGTACGGGCCGGACTGGGAGGAGCGCGGCCGCGGGCGGCTCGCGGCACTCGCCGCGCTGTCCCTTCTGCTGCTTCCCTCCGCCCCCTCCGTTCCGCGCCGTGCCACGGACACGGCGCGCACGATCCTCGGCGGGACACCCGACTGGCTCCGCGCCTGGCGTCCGAGCCTGCGGGCGCTGCTCGTGTCGGGGGCCGCGCTGGTCGCGGCCCTCCTCCTGACGTACGGCATCGACCGGCACGCTCCGGACTTCGGCACACCGCGCAAGGCCGCGCAGGCACTCGCCACCACCAGCGCGCAGCCGACCCTCCTCGGCGACCCCGCGACGACGGCCGGTCCCGGTTCGCCGACGCCGTCCTCCGCGTCCTCCACATCGGCCGCGCCCACGGTTTCCGGCTCGGCCTCGGACGCCACGACGCAGCCGACCTCGTCGGACTCCGCGACCACGGCCGCGTCCGGCACCGTCGCGCCCCCGACCACACCGGCCCCGACGTCGGCGGCGCCGACCACGGCGTCCGCGTCACCCAGCCCCACCGTCAACGTCAAGTCCGTCGCCTTCGACGGCTTCCGGCAGACGGGCAACACGACCGCGACGGCGACGGTCACCGTCACCACCGACGGAACCGGACCGGTCACCCTCACGGTCGCTTGGTTCACCGGCGAGGTCAGCGGCCAGGCCGGGGCCCAGGACGGCGCGGCGGACACGTACCAGCGCAGTGGATCGACCCAGTACACGATCGCCCTGGCCCACACGTTCCAGGGAATGGGCTGCTACTGGGGCGTCCAGGCCAGGACCCAGCCGGCCTCCGCCGACGGCGGCGCCTGGCAACAGCTACTGACGCGGCGGTGCCTGATCTCATGA